The following are encoded together in the Nymphaea colorata isolate Beijing-Zhang1983 chromosome 14, ASM883128v2, whole genome shotgun sequence genome:
- the LOC126409234 gene encoding LOW QUALITY PROTEIN: NAD(P)H-quinone oxidoreductase subunit 2 A, chloroplastic-like (The sequence of the model RefSeq protein was modified relative to this genomic sequence to represent the inferred CDS: inserted 3 bases in 2 codons; substituted 5 bases at 5 genomic stop codons), which translates to MIXHVQNENFILDSTRIFMKAFHLHLFNRSFIFPXCXLIFGLILLLVIDLTSDRKYTPXLYFISSTSLVMSITALLFHWREEPXNFQTNNCNEIVQFLILLCSTLCIPLFIEYIECRKMAITEFLLFVLTITLGGMFLCGANDLISIFVALEYFSLCSYLXSGCTKRIVRSDEATTKYLLIGGTSSSILVYGFSWLYGSSRGKIEKXEQSYQYTNVQLLKSFALISFNVGIGFKLSLAPFHQWTPDVYEGV; encoded by the exons ATGATCTAGCATGtccagaatgaaaacttcattcttGATTCTACGAGAATCTTTATGAAAGCATTTCATTTGCATCTCTTCAATAgaagttttatttttccataat ATCTAATTTTTGGCCTAATTCTTCTTTTGGTGATCGATTTAACCTCTGATAGAAAATATACACCTTAgttatatttcatctcttccacaagTTTAGTAATGAGCATAACTGCTCTATTGTTCCATTGGAGAGAAGAACC AAATTTCCAAACAAACAATTGCAATGAAATCGttcaattccttattttactatgttcaactctaTGTATTCCTCTATTCATAGAATACATTGAATGTAGAAAAATGGCTATAACAGAatttctgttatttgtattaacaATTACTCTAGGAGGAATGTTTTTATGTGGTGCTAATGATTTAATAAGTATCTTTGTAGCTCTAGAATATTTCAGTTTATGCTCCTATCTATGATCTGGATGTACCAAGAGAATTGTACGGTCTGATGAGGCTACTACGAAATATTTACTCATAGGTGGGACAAGTTCTTCTATTTTGGTTTATGGTTTCTCTTGGCTATATGGTTCATCCAGAGGAAAGATCGAGAAATGAGAACAATCTTATCAATATACAAATGTACAACTCCTCAAAAGTTTTGCGCTTATATCCTTCAATGTAGGAATCGGGTTCAAGCTTTCCCTAGccccttttcatcaatggacTCCAGACGTATATGAAGGAGTGTAG